The following proteins are co-located in the Haloarcula rubripromontorii genome:
- a CDS encoding DUF7847 domain-containing protein — MALQIGRAFQDGIDELLSERGAVFAGVFIVYGLLSSVVWASLSQALTDVFLGQLPSDAQVNQAAMAGGTPLALDLPLAVAAVGALVLFVVNVALNIVAIRAFASDDREPIPDNVGRRLGKTVAIAIVAGILTSIAVGIGIILLVIPGLVFALLFFFVQQEIALNDSGIIESISNSVSIVIDNLLATFVLAIVLLVLGLVLGGVFSLLPIPLPPMVLTTVSTVLSSVVSVFSIAVTTVAYLQAAESGYTQGTASTSGL, encoded by the coding sequence ATGGCCCTCCAAATCGGCCGTGCCTTCCAAGACGGTATCGACGAACTACTCAGTGAGCGCGGGGCGGTGTTTGCCGGCGTGTTCATCGTCTACGGATTGCTCAGCTCTGTCGTCTGGGCGTCGCTCTCGCAGGCGCTCACAGACGTATTTCTGGGGCAATTGCCGAGCGATGCACAGGTCAATCAGGCGGCAATGGCTGGTGGGACGCCACTGGCACTCGACCTCCCGCTTGCAGTTGCTGCCGTCGGCGCGCTCGTGCTGTTTGTCGTCAACGTGGCGCTGAACATCGTCGCGATCCGTGCCTTTGCCAGCGATGACCGGGAACCGATTCCCGACAACGTGGGCCGGCGGCTCGGGAAAACCGTTGCAATTGCGATCGTCGCTGGCATTCTCACCAGTATTGCAGTCGGTATCGGCATCATTCTGCTCGTCATCCCCGGACTGGTGTTTGCACTCCTGTTTTTCTTCGTCCAACAGGAAATTGCACTGAATGACAGCGGCATTATCGAGTCTATCAGCAACAGCGTTAGCATCGTCATCGACAACCTCCTCGCAACGTTTGTCTTGGCCATTGTACTCCTAGTGCTCGGACTCGTTCTCGGCGGGGTTTTCAGCCTCCTCCCGATACCGCTACCGCCGATGGTCCTGACGACGGTATCGACGGTCCTCTCCAGTGTCGTCAGCGTCTTCTCCATCGCTGTGACGACCGTGGCGTACCTCCAAGCAGCGGAGTCCGGCTACACACAGGGAACAGCGTCCACCAGCGGGCTCTGA
- a CDS encoding DUF7124 domain-containing protein, whose protein sequence is MDGGSGDMTLAFDLDALKQLAYPDSVFNDARQWSEYVGVISEQPTYVVTNFTRKHRIRQDFFSGPRGREESLENVKEQFDTDRHVFVGADDEDADLAEAAGWEYLPVTQAAEAAEWDLGEPETPDATTDEDEERDDWP, encoded by the coding sequence ATGGATGGCGGCAGCGGCGATATGACACTCGCGTTCGACCTCGACGCCCTCAAGCAACTGGCCTATCCGGACAGCGTGTTCAACGACGCGCGCCAGTGGTCCGAGTACGTCGGCGTCATCTCCGAACAGCCCACCTACGTCGTGACCAACTTCACCCGGAAACACCGGATCAGACAGGACTTCTTCTCCGGGCCGCGCGGCCGCGAGGAGAGTCTCGAAAACGTCAAAGAGCAGTTCGACACCGACCGGCACGTCTTCGTCGGTGCGGACGACGAGGACGCCGACCTCGCCGAGGCGGCGGGCTGGGAGTACCTCCCGGTCACGCAGGCCGCGGAGGCGGCCGAGTGGGACCTCGGCGAACCGGAGACGCCGGACGCGACAACCGACGAGGACGAAGAGCGCGACGACTGGCCGTAG
- a CDS encoding NAD(P)/FAD-dependent oxidoreductase yields MSTSHVIIGDGIAGASAAETIREADPDASVTVLTDEGEALYNRILIKEFAKGKLPEAPISIHEPEWYDERDIDLQLNTHVTDIDPDAHEIHTHEGDTYEYDKLLVATGGTPAQLPVENSDADGIHHFWTFQDARGIREHADEADQGIIVGAGLLGIDLAAVCAAQEIDAKYLMRGNRWWRYALSEDGAEIIHEALEENGVEPVFESGVDHFEVDDDGKVTGAVDPDGNHYDGEWAGVAIGLDFNTEFLNGTGLELDDGVVVDEYMQTNVEDIYAAGDLTQFYDTILDSQAQNGAWGSAKEQGSVAGTNMVADAEEKEFRWVSSYSITHFDFPFLSFGHPTRGDDEAERKYSDSEWRRLAFEDGQLIGGVLIGDLSQQSAFKQLIREERQVADKKELLLEKEVDLEEVKAQTPAPAE; encoded by the coding sequence ATGAGCACGTCGCACGTAATCATCGGTGACGGCATCGCGGGTGCGTCCGCAGCCGAGACAATCCGGGAAGCGGACCCGGACGCGTCGGTCACGGTTCTGACCGACGAGGGGGAGGCACTGTACAACCGTATCCTCATCAAGGAGTTCGCCAAGGGGAAGCTGCCGGAAGCACCGATCTCCATCCACGAGCCGGAGTGGTACGACGAGCGCGACATCGACCTGCAGCTGAACACCCACGTCACGGACATCGATCCCGATGCCCACGAGATTCATACCCACGAGGGCGACACCTACGAGTACGACAAACTGCTGGTGGCCACGGGCGGGACGCCGGCACAGCTCCCGGTCGAGAACAGCGACGCCGACGGTATCCACCACTTCTGGACGTTCCAGGACGCACGTGGCATCCGTGAGCACGCCGACGAGGCCGATCAGGGTATCATCGTCGGGGCGGGACTGCTCGGCATCGACCTCGCGGCGGTCTGTGCCGCACAGGAAATTGACGCCAAGTACCTGATGCGTGGCAACCGCTGGTGGCGCTACGCGCTCTCGGAGGACGGCGCGGAGATCATCCACGAGGCCCTCGAAGAGAACGGCGTCGAACCGGTGTTCGAGTCCGGCGTCGACCACTTCGAAGTCGATGACGACGGCAAGGTCACCGGTGCAGTCGACCCCGACGGCAACCACTACGACGGCGAGTGGGCCGGCGTCGCTATCGGCCTCGATTTCAACACCGAGTTCCTCAACGGGACCGGACTCGAACTCGACGACGGCGTCGTCGTCGACGAGTACATGCAGACCAACGTCGAGGACATCTACGCAGCGGGCGACCTCACCCAGTTCTACGACACCATCCTCGACTCCCAGGCGCAAAACGGCGCGTGGGGTTCAGCCAAGGAGCAAGGGTCAGTCGCTGGGACAAACATGGTCGCAGACGCCGAGGAAAAGGAGTTCCGCTGGGTCTCCTCGTACTCCATCACGCACTTCGACTTCCCGTTCCTCTCCTTCGGTCACCCGACCCGTGGCGACGACGAGGCCGAACGGAAGTACTCCGACAGCGAGTGGCGGCGGCTTGCTTTCGAGGACGGACAGCTTATCGGCGGCGTGCTGATCGGCGACCTCTCACAGCAGTCGGCGTTCAAACAGCTCATCCGCGAGGAGCGGCAGGTCGCCGACAAGAAGGAACTGCTACTGGAGAAGGAAGTGGACCTCGAAGAAGTGAAGGCGCAGACGCCCGCGCCGGCTGAATAA
- a CDS encoding DUF6149 family protein produces MKIYQNPRHWASKKALTTPGVRSVANYGLVKLHTKIFLGKADEAHREERRDHLDDFFDGTMDTYVAALQADYSEAEAREITHIQANFDFYNHGWTEMMEFPADELEAHYERYADFFDAHGITIDEPLGTFRPADGVADAPSTPERLDEPEHPHAVGGFADDVYVETEDGEMIVGGGREEPDDVSATDAPVIDEDDVESAAGD; encoded by the coding sequence ATGAAAATCTACCAGAACCCGCGCCACTGGGCGAGCAAGAAGGCGCTGACCACACCCGGCGTCCGGTCGGTGGCCAACTACGGGCTGGTGAAACTCCACACCAAGATCTTCCTCGGGAAGGCCGACGAGGCACACCGAGAGGAGCGGCGTGACCACCTCGATGACTTCTTCGACGGCACGATGGACACCTACGTGGCCGCGCTCCAAGCGGATTACTCGGAAGCCGAGGCCCGGGAGATTACCCACATCCAGGCGAACTTCGACTTCTACAACCACGGCTGGACGGAGATGATGGAGTTCCCCGCCGACGAACTCGAAGCGCACTACGAGCGGTACGCGGACTTCTTCGACGCGCACGGCATCACCATCGACGAGCCGCTCGGGACGTTCCGACCAGCCGACGGCGTCGCCGACGCACCGTCCACGCCGGAGCGGCTGGACGAGCCGGAACACCCTCACGCCGTCGGTGGGTTCGCAGACGACGTGTACGTCGAAACAGAGGACGGCGAGATGATTGTCGGCGGCGGCCGCGAGGAACCGGACGACGTGAGCGCGACCGACGCGCCGGTCATCGACGAGGACGACGTGGAAAGCGCGGCCGGCGACTGA
- a CDS encoding NAD(P)/FAD-dependent oxidoreductase, with amino-acid sequence MIGVVGGGIAGLSAAYRLQQRGHEVRVFEAGEDLGGLAATYETAGDPIEKFYHHLSKSEETIVELAAELGLGDAVEWHIGENAYYVDGVVHPMDKPWEILSYPHLSLYDTFRLGMLVLDIDVRGGIPSFDTYERLEDFEDVPIEEFVVEHTTRGVYENFFEPLLDAKFGDRKADVSAAWLLGRVKFRGERDILNGEILGYFDGGFGRLLDALVDAVGRDNIFTGTRVTDIDASSGAVSSLTVTDGTGTAVHDVNSVVVATMPNVLEALTGYTCDIDFQGTVCSVISMDEPLLDTYWLNIADDAPFGALIEHTNFVSPERYGGEHLLYVARYIQNESEPIWQQSDDEVAETWLDGIEALFPEFDRDTVNWIRTGRNPRTAPVYERGYLDMVIPYDLSDAVADGLYYAGMASRAQYPERSLNGGIVAGFECADRIAHDESVVTGSESPLSEARR; translated from the coding sequence ATGATTGGCGTCGTCGGTGGCGGTATCGCCGGCCTCTCGGCAGCGTACCGGCTCCAGCAACGTGGCCACGAGGTCCGTGTGTTCGAAGCGGGCGAGGACCTCGGCGGCCTGGCAGCGACCTACGAGACGGCCGGGGACCCCATCGAGAAGTTCTATCACCACCTTTCGAAGTCCGAAGAGACCATCGTCGAACTCGCCGCGGAACTGGGCCTCGGTGACGCGGTCGAGTGGCACATCGGGGAGAACGCCTACTACGTCGACGGCGTCGTCCACCCCATGGACAAGCCCTGGGAAATCCTCTCGTACCCCCATCTCTCGCTGTACGACACGTTCCGGCTGGGGATGCTCGTTCTCGATATCGACGTTCGCGGCGGCATCCCCTCGTTTGACACCTACGAGCGACTGGAGGACTTCGAGGACGTGCCTATCGAGGAGTTCGTCGTCGAACACACCACGCGGGGGGTCTACGAGAACTTCTTCGAGCCGCTGCTCGATGCGAAGTTCGGCGACCGGAAAGCCGACGTGAGCGCGGCATGGCTCCTCGGCCGGGTCAAGTTCCGCGGCGAGCGGGACATCCTGAACGGTGAGATTCTGGGCTACTTCGACGGCGGATTCGGCCGATTGCTCGACGCGCTGGTCGACGCCGTCGGCCGTGACAATATCTTCACTGGCACGCGCGTGACTGACATCGACGCGAGCAGCGGGGCCGTCTCGTCGCTGACGGTCACCGACGGCACCGGAACGGCGGTACACGATGTCAACAGCGTCGTCGTCGCGACGATGCCGAACGTGCTGGAAGCTCTGACCGGCTATACCTGCGACATCGACTTTCAGGGAACGGTGTGTTCGGTCATCAGCATGGACGAGCCCCTGCTAGATACGTACTGGCTGAACATCGCCGATGACGCCCCGTTCGGTGCGCTCATCGAGCACACGAACTTCGTCTCTCCCGAACGGTACGGCGGCGAGCATCTGCTGTACGTCGCTCGCTACATCCAGAACGAATCTGAGCCTATCTGGCAACAGAGCGACGACGAGGTCGCCGAGACGTGGCTGGACGGCATCGAAGCGCTCTTTCCCGAGTTCGACCGCGACACCGTCAACTGGATTCGGACGGGGCGAAACCCACGGACTGCGCCGGTCTACGAGCGCGGATATCTCGACATGGTGATCCCGTACGACCTGAGCGACGCCGTCGCGGACGGCCTCTACTACGCTGGGATGGCTTCGCGTGCCCAGTACCCGGAGCGGTCGCTCAACGGCGGCATCGTCGCGGGCTTCGAGTGCGCCGACCGCATCGCTCACGACGAGTCGGTGGTGACCGGGTCCGAATCACCGCTTTCCGAAGCCCGCCGCTGA
- a CDS encoding sensor histidine kinase produces MDVGIGTVAILGNVGGALVGFAIAVVAARNQDVPAAREYGWLAGAGGCWCAISIWQIVVSDPAAVKTVYLLSRTAAMQIIGLWIVFALVYTGRQSWLRPSSLVPLFLAVNADVLLLLTDQAHDFVEVTAVPVTQLGTTLVAIQRGPTFAVLLAVSYGLLLLGDGLLLEFLFRSQNVYRRQTAAILVGTSLPIFVAVLYDFGYTPHPAIDLTPMAFSVNAALVGWVLFKDESLSVTTLSGDTLVDNLPDPVIALNDDCVIIDYNAAAASALDHPDPDGESLDDLAPGIVEHIERGEVFSFGDSFTYYNPQTTSLTDQSGTERGRLVVLRDVTGQQRRQDRLEALQAATQQFIEAETAEGVAEMAVEFATAVLDKNAAGVFIENDRVLEPAVISESIEQNVEEELLYGSPTDEPESKLWKTYETGEIQAVSLDQDGLDPLDNALMLPLGSHGVMAITSHDSTLATEDRRYAAILAQTTQVALDQVERERELRQSRSSVQRRREQIEFFNGVLRHSLHNAMVVIRGRTEHIREAVPRSKQRHLDSISDWCGKLTEMSETIRDINNTVTASEAERLDAVDLNATLRRSIESLRIEYDSVTVSCELDEDYSVQANELLEEVLLSIFRNAVEHNDADIPQVTVSVQQASDWLQVRIADNGPGMSDELKTTVFERGLSPDQTAGGFGLYFVSVMMELYSGTLWFEDNHPTGTVAVLEFQQAVTGSEAADDQPVDTETAATEAQTKSHNR; encoded by the coding sequence ATGGATGTCGGCATCGGGACGGTCGCCATCCTCGGGAACGTGGGTGGGGCGCTCGTCGGTTTCGCAATCGCTGTCGTCGCCGCTCGAAACCAGGATGTCCCTGCCGCTCGCGAGTACGGCTGGCTCGCGGGCGCTGGGGGCTGCTGGTGTGCTATCTCGATATGGCAGATAGTGGTTTCGGACCCCGCCGCTGTCAAGACAGTGTATCTGCTGTCCCGAACCGCCGCTATGCAGATCATCGGGCTCTGGATCGTCTTCGCGCTCGTCTACACTGGCCGCCAGTCGTGGCTTCGGCCATCGTCGCTCGTACCGCTGTTTCTCGCGGTAAACGCGGACGTGCTACTACTGCTGACGGACCAGGCACACGACTTCGTCGAGGTGACAGCCGTCCCTGTCACGCAGCTCGGGACGACACTGGTCGCCATCCAGCGCGGTCCAACGTTCGCGGTACTTCTCGCCGTCAGCTACGGGCTGTTACTGCTCGGAGACGGACTTCTGCTTGAGTTCCTGTTCCGGTCGCAGAACGTCTATCGGCGACAGACAGCGGCGATCCTTGTCGGAACGAGCCTCCCGATATTCGTCGCTGTGTTGTATGATTTCGGCTACACACCGCACCCGGCTATCGACCTTACGCCGATGGCGTTCTCGGTCAACGCGGCGCTCGTCGGGTGGGTGCTGTTCAAGGACGAATCGCTGTCTGTGACGACGCTGTCGGGAGATACGCTCGTTGACAACCTTCCAGACCCGGTCATCGCTCTCAACGACGACTGTGTAATTATCGATTACAACGCCGCAGCGGCCAGCGCGCTAGATCATCCGGACCCCGACGGAGAATCACTCGATGATCTTGCTCCGGGAATCGTCGAGCACATCGAGCGTGGCGAGGTGTTCTCGTTCGGTGATTCGTTCACGTACTACAACCCACAGACGACGAGCCTCACTGATCAGTCCGGGACAGAACGCGGTCGGCTCGTCGTTCTCAGAGACGTGACGGGCCAGCAGCGCCGGCAGGACCGACTCGAAGCGCTGCAAGCCGCAACACAGCAGTTCATCGAAGCGGAGACCGCCGAGGGGGTCGCTGAGATGGCCGTCGAGTTTGCGACGGCCGTTCTCGATAAGAACGCAGCAGGGGTGTTCATCGAAAACGATCGTGTTCTCGAACCGGCCGTTATCAGTGAGTCGATCGAACAGAACGTCGAGGAAGAACTGCTGTACGGTTCGCCAACGGACGAGCCCGAAAGCAAACTCTGGAAGACGTACGAGACGGGTGAGATACAGGCCGTCTCACTGGACCAGGATGGACTCGACCCGCTCGACAACGCCCTCATGCTGCCGCTCGGCTCCCACGGCGTGATGGCGATCACGTCACACGACAGCACCCTTGCCACAGAGGACAGGCGGTACGCCGCGATTCTCGCACAGACGACGCAGGTGGCCCTCGATCAAGTCGAACGCGAGCGCGAACTCCGCCAGAGCCGCAGTTCTGTCCAGCGCCGCCGCGAGCAGATCGAGTTCTTCAACGGCGTCCTCAGACACTCGCTGCACAACGCGATGGTCGTCATCCGCGGCCGCACGGAACACATCAGAGAAGCCGTACCGCGGTCGAAACAGCGACATCTCGACAGCATCAGCGACTGGTGTGGGAAGCTCACTGAGATGAGCGAAACGATCCGGGATATCAACAACACGGTGACAGCGAGCGAAGCCGAGCGGCTGGACGCCGTCGACCTCAACGCCACGCTCCGTCGCTCGATTGAGTCGCTCCGGATCGAGTACGATTCGGTAACCGTCTCCTGTGAACTCGACGAGGACTACAGCGTGCAGGCGAACGAACTGCTCGAAGAGGTCCTCCTGAGTATCTTCCGGAACGCGGTCGAGCACAACGATGCCGACATCCCACAGGTGACTGTGTCGGTCCAGCAGGCCAGTGACTGGCTGCAGGTCCGCATCGCTGACAACGGCCCCGGTATGAGTGACGAACTGAAGACGACGGTGTTCGAACGCGGGCTCTCGCCCGACCAGACCGCCGGCGGCTTCGGCCTCTACTTCGTCTCGGTCATGATGGAGCTGTACAGCGGGACCCTCTGGTTTGAAGACAATCACCCGACAGGGACGGTCGCTGTCCTCGAATTCCAGCAGGCGGTGACAGGCAGTGAGGCCGCAGACGACCAGCCCGTCGACACCGAGACGGCGGCGACCGAAGCGCAAACTAAATCCCACAACCGCTGA
- a CDS encoding homoserine kinase, whose translation MLTVRAPATSANLGSGFDVFGVALERPADVVRLEKADRVTIEVTGAGSQYIPEDPDKNTVGAVADALDAPARIQIDKGVRPASGLGSSAASAAAAAVGLNELYDRGYSREELVPIAAKGEAVVSGDAHDDNVAPSIMGGFTIATDKGVTQVDADIPLVACLPDIVVSTRDARNVVPETARVDQMVETVGNAASLTTGMHRDDPELVGRGMHDTVVTPARAKLIDGYEQVREAAIAAGATGVTISGAGPTVIAACAEEDRRKIASTMLDAFSERGVDARVYQTRIGRGAEIF comes from the coding sequence ATGCTGACAGTCCGGGCGCCGGCTACCAGTGCAAACCTCGGGAGCGGCTTCGACGTATTCGGCGTCGCACTGGAGCGTCCGGCCGACGTCGTCCGTCTGGAGAAAGCCGACCGGGTCACCATCGAGGTGACTGGCGCTGGCAGCCAGTACATCCCAGAAGACCCCGACAAGAACACCGTCGGTGCTGTCGCTGACGCGCTCGATGCACCGGCACGCATTCAGATAGACAAGGGCGTCCGTCCCGCGTCTGGGCTTGGCTCCTCCGCGGCCAGCGCCGCCGCAGCGGCCGTCGGGCTGAACGAACTGTACGACCGCGGCTACTCCCGCGAGGAACTGGTCCCCATCGCCGCCAAGGGCGAGGCCGTCGTTTCTGGCGACGCCCACGACGACAACGTCGCCCCCTCGATCATGGGTGGGTTCACCATCGCGACCGACAAGGGCGTCACGCAGGTCGACGCCGACATCCCGCTCGTGGCGTGTCTCCCCGATATCGTCGTGTCCACGCGGGACGCACGCAATGTCGTCCCTGAGACTGCCCGCGTCGACCAGATGGTAGAGACGGTCGGAAACGCCGCGTCGCTGACGACGGGGATGCACCGCGACGACCCAGAACTCGTCGGTCGAGGGATGCACGACACTGTTGTGACACCGGCCCGCGCGAAACTCATCGACGGCTACGAACAGGTCCGCGAGGCCGCCATAGCGGCCGGCGCGACTGGCGTCACTATCTCCGGGGCCGGCCCGACTGTCATCGCCGCGTGTGCCGAGGAAGACCGCCGAAAGATTGCGAGTACGATGCTCGACGCCTTCAGCGAGCGCGGCGTCGATGCCCGCGTGTACCAGACCCGGATCGGCCGTGGCGCGGAGATCTTCTGA